Proteins found in one Loxodonta africana isolate mLoxAfr1 chromosome 21, mLoxAfr1.hap2, whole genome shotgun sequence genomic segment:
- the HMGB2 gene encoding high mobility group protein B2, whose amino-acid sequence MGKGDPNKPRGKMSSYAFFVQTCREEHKKKHPDSSVNFAEFSKKCSERWKTMSAKEKSKFEDMAKSDKARYDREMKNYVPPKGDKKGKKKDPNAPKRPPSAFFLFCSEHRPKIKSEHPGLSIGDTAKKLGEMWSEQSAKDKQPYEQKAAKLKEKYEKDIAAYRAKGKSEAGKKGPGRPTGSKKKNEPEDEEEEEEEEEDEDDEEEDEDEE is encoded by the exons ATGGGCAAAGGAGACCCCAACAAGCCGCGGGGCAAAATGTCCTCGTATGCCTTCTTCGTGCAGACCTGCCGAGAAGAGCACAAGAAGAAACACCCAGACTCTTCGGTCAATTTCGCCGAGTTCTCCAAGAAGTGCTCGGAGAGATGGAAG ACCATGTCTGCAAAGGAAAAGTCGAAGTTTGAAGATATGGCAAAAAGTGACAAAGCTCGCTATGACAGGGAGATGAAAAATTACGTTCCTCCCAAAGGTgataagaaaggaaagaaaaaagatccCAATGCCCCTAAAAGGCCACc ATCTGCCTTCTTCCTGTTTTGCTCTGAACATCGCCCAAAGATCAAAAGTGAACACCCAGGCCTGTCCATTGGGGATACTGCAAAAAAATTGGGTGAAATGTGGTCTGAACAATCAGCCAAAGATAAACAACCGTATGAACAGAAAGCAGCCAAGCTAAAGGAGAAATATGAAAAG GATATTGCCGCATACCGTGCCAAGGGCAAAAGTGAAGCAGGAAAGAAGGGTCCTGGCAGGCCAACAGGCTCAAAGAAGAAGAACGAACCAGAagatgaggaggaagaggaggaggaggaagaagatgaGGATGATGAGGAAGAGGATGAAGATGAAGAATAA